From the genome of Bordetella sp. H567, one region includes:
- the leuA gene encoding 2-isopropylmalate synthase, protein MMLANPAQKYRPFAPFAQDYAERTWPSRRITQPPIWMSTDLRDGNQSLIEPMSIERKLRFFEQLVKIGFKEIEVGFPSASQTDFDFVRKLIDEKHIPDDVVIIVLTQSREDLIARTVEAAAGARRAIVHLYNAVAPAFRKIVFNMSKDEIRKIATTGTELVKAAVARHPETRWGYEYSPEVFSTTEPEFALEVVDAVSAVWQPTPSDKMIVNLPATIEATTPNLYADQIEWMHRNLARRDSIVLSVHPHNDRGTAVAAAEFAVMAGADRIEGCLFGSGERTGNVDLVTLALNLYTQGVHPGLDFSDIDEVRRCAEYCNQLPVHPRHPYAGDLVFTAFSGSHQDAIKKGFARQQPDALWEVPYLPIDPADLGRSYDAVIRVNSQSGKGGVSYLLEQEHGLVLPRRLQIEFSRAIQRVTDETGREVTATDVYDIFKQEYLEQQAPWKLIRHRIIGDPAAAESKHFRVEADVEVDGERRTVTGEGNGAISAFVAALGMPARVMDYHEHAIGAGSDTRAASYIEVRVGDSSTGFGVGVDRDIVTASFQAVLCAINRHLKANAAASSTEPAEAVTA, encoded by the coding sequence ATGATGCTCGCCAACCCCGCACAGAAATACCGTCCCTTCGCGCCCTTCGCGCAGGACTATGCAGAACGCACCTGGCCCAGCCGGCGCATTACCCAGCCGCCGATCTGGATGAGCACGGATCTGCGCGACGGCAATCAATCGCTGATCGAGCCCATGAGCATCGAGCGCAAGCTGCGTTTCTTCGAACAGCTGGTGAAGATCGGCTTCAAGGAGATCGAGGTCGGCTTTCCCTCCGCCTCGCAGACCGACTTCGATTTCGTGCGCAAGCTGATCGACGAAAAGCACATCCCGGACGACGTGGTCATCATCGTGCTGACCCAGTCGCGCGAAGACCTGATCGCGCGCACGGTCGAGGCGGCGGCAGGCGCCCGCCGTGCGATCGTGCACCTGTACAACGCCGTCGCCCCGGCTTTCCGCAAGATCGTCTTCAATATGAGCAAGGACGAGATCCGGAAGATCGCGACCACCGGTACGGAATTGGTGAAAGCCGCCGTGGCGCGCCACCCGGAAACCCGATGGGGCTACGAATATTCGCCCGAGGTCTTCAGCACCACCGAACCGGAATTCGCGCTGGAAGTCGTCGACGCGGTATCCGCCGTCTGGCAGCCGACGCCCAGCGACAAGATGATCGTCAACCTGCCGGCCACGATCGAAGCGACCACCCCCAATCTGTACGCCGACCAGATCGAATGGATGCACCGCAACCTGGCGCGCCGCGACAGCATCGTGCTGAGCGTGCACCCGCACAACGACCGCGGCACGGCCGTGGCGGCCGCCGAATTCGCCGTCATGGCGGGCGCGGACCGCATCGAGGGCTGCCTGTTCGGCAGCGGGGAACGCACCGGCAACGTGGACCTGGTGACGCTGGCGCTGAACCTGTACACGCAGGGCGTGCATCCCGGCCTGGATTTTTCGGACATCGACGAAGTGCGCCGCTGCGCGGAATACTGCAACCAGCTGCCCGTGCACCCGCGCCATCCCTATGCGGGCGATCTGGTGTTCACGGCCTTCTCCGGTTCGCACCAGGATGCCATCAAGAAGGGCTTCGCGCGGCAGCAGCCCGACGCCTTGTGGGAAGTGCCCTACCTGCCCATCGATCCCGCCGACCTGGGTCGCAGCTACGACGCCGTGATCCGCGTCAATAGCCAATCCGGCAAGGGCGGCGTGTCGTATCTGCTGGAACAGGAACACGGGCTGGTACTGCCGCGCCGCCTGCAGATCGAATTCAGCCGCGCCATCCAGCGCGTCACCGATGAAACCGGCCGCGAGGTGACCGCGACCGATGTCTACGATATCTTCAAGCAGGAATACCTGGAACAGCAGGCGCCCTGGAAACTCATCCGCCATCGCATCATCGGCGATCCGGCCGCGGCGGAATCCAAGCACTTCCGCGTGGAAGCGGACGTCGAGGTCGACGGCGAACGCCGCACCGTTACGGGCGAGGGCAACGGTGCGATCTCGGCTTTCGTCGCGGCGCTGGGCATGCCGGCGCGCGTCATGGATTACCACGAACACGCCATCGGCGCCGGCTCGGATACGCGGGCAGCCAGCTATATCGAAGTGCGCGTGGGCGATTCCTCGACGGGCTTCGGCGTCGGCGTGGACCGCGATATCGTCACCGCCTCGTTCCAGGCCGTGCTGTGCGCCATCAACCGGCACTTGAAGGCCAATGCCGCGGCGTCGTCCACCGAGCCGGCGGAAGCCGTCACGGCTTGA
- a CDS encoding carbohydrate ABC transporter permease — protein sequence MDTLLDTAGAWLLGILWILPLLYAVWAAIHPPAYATRFDLFAPLTLENFVRAWDAAPFPRYFLNTFFLVTMVLAAQLVLSTMAGYAFARVDFRGRDLVFMLVLLQLMVMPDVLIVENYRTMSWLGIRDTVFAIGLPYFASAFGIFLLRQTFKTIPRELEEAARMEGANGWQILMKVYVPLARPTYIAYGLVSVSYHWNNFLWPLIITNSVNTRPLTVGLQVFSSSDQGIDWSVITAATLLSAAPLLIAFLLFQRQFVQSFLRAGIR from the coding sequence CTGGACACGCTTCTGGATACGGCCGGCGCGTGGCTGTTGGGCATCCTGTGGATCCTGCCGCTGCTCTATGCGGTCTGGGCCGCGATCCATCCGCCCGCGTACGCCACGCGCTTCGATCTCTTCGCGCCGCTGACGCTGGAGAACTTCGTGCGCGCCTGGGACGCTGCGCCGTTTCCGCGCTATTTCCTGAACACCTTCTTCCTGGTCACCATGGTGTTGGCCGCACAGCTGGTGCTGTCCACCATGGCGGGCTATGCCTTCGCCCGCGTCGACTTCCGTGGGCGCGACCTGGTGTTCATGCTCGTGCTGCTGCAGCTGATGGTCATGCCCGACGTGCTGATCGTCGAAAACTACCGCACCATGAGCTGGCTGGGCATACGCGATACGGTGTTTGCCATCGGGCTGCCGTATTTCGCGTCGGCCTTCGGCATCTTCCTGCTGCGCCAGACCTTCAAGACCATCCCGCGCGAGCTGGAGGAAGCCGCCCGCATGGAAGGCGCCAACGGCTGGCAGATACTGATGAAGGTCTATGTGCCGCTGGCCCGGCCCACCTACATCGCCTATGGCCTGGTCTCGGTCAGCTACCACTGGAACAATTTCCTGTGGCCGTTGATCATCACGAATTCCGTCAACACGCGTCCGCTGACGGTGGGACTGCAGGTGTTTTCTTCTTCCGACCAGGGCATAGACTGGTCCGTCATCACCGCGGCGACGCTGCTGTCCGCCGCGCCCTTGCTGATTGCCTTCCTGTTGTTCCAGCGGCAGTTCGTCCAGTCCTTCCTGCGCGCCGGCATCCGATAA
- a CDS encoding carbohydrate ABC transporter permease, with the protein MKAVYGWLLLLPALVLLAAFTHYPAIATLWHSFFSTPKGRRPAVFVGLDNYQAMRDDPVFWRALWNNLWFALGTIPTAVALALLMALWVNRNLAGRGFLRLSYFTPTVLPMVAVANIWLFFYTPQYGLIAQVLQAFGLPGVNWLGSRETALPALMLVSVWKEAGFFMIFYLAALQGVSPSLREAAMLEGASRWQYFRRVLWPLLMPTTLFVLINALINAFRLVDHVVVMTRGGPDNASTLLLFYIFQVGFSFWDTAYAATLTVVLLAVLGLAALLKFRWLDKRTHYQ; encoded by the coding sequence ATGAAGGCGGTATACGGCTGGCTGCTTCTGCTGCCTGCCCTGGTGCTGCTGGCCGCCTTCACCCACTATCCCGCCATCGCGACGCTGTGGCACAGCTTCTTCTCCACGCCCAAGGGCCGCCGTCCCGCGGTGTTCGTCGGCCTGGACAACTACCAGGCGATGCGCGACGACCCGGTATTCTGGCGGGCCCTCTGGAACAACCTATGGTTCGCGCTGGGCACCATTCCGACGGCGGTGGCGCTGGCGCTGCTGATGGCGCTGTGGGTCAATCGCAACCTCGCCGGCCGCGGCTTCCTGCGCCTGTCGTATTTCACGCCCACGGTGCTGCCCATGGTGGCCGTGGCCAATATCTGGCTGTTCTTCTATACCCCGCAGTACGGCCTGATCGCGCAGGTCCTGCAGGCCTTCGGCCTGCCGGGCGTGAACTGGCTGGGGTCGCGCGAAACTGCCTTGCCCGCCCTGATGCTGGTGTCGGTATGGAAAGAGGCGGGTTTCTTCATGATCTTCTACCTGGCCGCGCTGCAAGGCGTATCGCCTTCGCTGCGCGAGGCCGCCATGCTGGAGGGTGCATCGCGCTGGCAGTACTTCCGGCGCGTGCTCTGGCCCTTGCTGATGCCGACCACGCTGTTCGTCCTGATCAACGCGCTGATCAACGCATTCCGGCTGGTCGATCATGTGGTGGTGATGACGCGCGGCGGTCCCGACAATGCAAGCACGCTGCTGCTGTTCTACATCTTCCAGGTGGGCTTCAGCTTCTGGGATACCGCCTATGCGGCGACCCTTACCGTGGTGCTGCTGGCCGTGCTGGGCCTGGCGGCGCTGCTGAAGTTCCGCTGGCTGGACAAGAGGACGCACTATCAATGA
- a CDS encoding ABC transporter substrate-binding protein, with translation MRRTVLKSLAAVMAGALFSLPVHAQQPVDVEFYYPVAVGGPITKIIDTMVADFHKENPDINVKPIYAGTYQDSIAKVLTAMKGGQPPQLAVLLSTDMFTLIDEDAIVPIDGLAGDTAGKAWLGGFYDAFMQNSRSGGHVWGVPFQRSTIVMYYNKDLFKAAGLDPEHPPATWQELVDASVKLTRKDASGHVTQWGLEIPSGGAFAYWLFQALTTPNNAILMNEAGNQVMLDKPAVVEAAQFWRDLSAKHGAMPSGTIDWGTTPKDFLEKKAAIVWTTTGNLTNIRANATFPFGVAMMPKKVRGGSPTGGGNFYIFKSGTPAQQKAALKFAQWATSPERAADWSIATGYVAVTPAAWETPKMKQYAQQVPAAAVARDQLAVSVAEFSTHENQRVTKVLNDALQAILTGAKPAQQALADAQREADRILRPYR, from the coding sequence ATGCGACGCACCGTATTGAAAAGCCTTGCCGCCGTCATGGCCGGCGCGCTGTTCTCCCTGCCCGTCCACGCCCAGCAGCCGGTGGACGTGGAGTTCTACTATCCGGTGGCGGTGGGCGGCCCCATCACCAAGATCATCGACACCATGGTGGCGGACTTCCACAAGGAAAACCCCGACATCAACGTCAAGCCGATCTATGCCGGCACCTACCAGGACTCCATCGCCAAGGTGCTGACGGCGATGAAGGGCGGCCAGCCGCCGCAGCTGGCGGTGCTGCTGTCCACCGATATGTTCACCCTGATCGACGAGGACGCCATCGTGCCCATCGACGGGCTCGCCGGTGATACCGCCGGCAAGGCGTGGCTGGGCGGCTTCTATGACGCCTTCATGCAGAACAGCCGCTCCGGCGGCCACGTATGGGGGGTGCCGTTCCAGCGCTCCACCATCGTCATGTACTACAACAAGGACCTGTTCAAGGCGGCGGGCCTGGACCCGGAACATCCGCCCGCGACCTGGCAGGAACTGGTAGATGCGTCCGTCAAGCTGACCAGGAAGGATGCGTCCGGCCACGTGACGCAATGGGGCCTGGAGATCCCTTCGGGCGGTGCCTTCGCGTATTGGCTGTTCCAGGCGCTGACCACGCCCAATAACGCCATCCTGATGAACGAGGCCGGCAACCAGGTCATGTTGGACAAGCCCGCCGTGGTCGAGGCCGCGCAGTTCTGGCGCGACTTGTCGGCCAAGCATGGCGCGATGCCGTCGGGCACGATCGACTGGGGCACCACGCCCAAGGACTTCCTGGAAAAGAAAGCCGCCATCGTGTGGACCACGACGGGCAACCTGACCAACATCCGCGCCAATGCCACCTTCCCCTTCGGCGTGGCAATGATGCCCAAGAAGGTCCGGGGAGGCAGCCCCACCGGCGGGGGCAACTTCTACATCTTCAAGAGCGGCACGCCAGCCCAGCAAAAGGCCGCGCTGAAGTTCGCGCAGTGGGCGACCTCGCCCGAACGCGCCGCGGACTGGAGCATCGCCACCGGCTACGTCGCGGTGACCCCGGCGGCCTGGGAGACACCCAAGATGAAGCAGTACGCGCAGCAAGTGCCCGCCGCCGCGGTGGCGCGCGACCAGCTGGCAGTCAGCGTGGCCGAGTTCTCCACGCACGAGAACCAGCGCGTTACCAAAGTGCTTAACGATGCGCTGCAGGCCATCCTGACCGGCGCGAAGCCCGCGCAGCAGGCGCTGGCCGACGCGCAGCGCGAAGCAGACCGCATCCTGCGACCCTACCGATGA
- a CDS encoding ABC transporter ATP-binding protein, with protein MAAIVLEQLTKRYADTAAIREIDIVVPAGSFTVLLGPSGCGKSTTLRMIAGLDTPSSGRILIGGRDVTHLPPAQRRIAMVFQSYALFPHLTVRENILFGLRVRKEPRTDYDRRLARVAELLGLEALLDRKPAQLSGGQQQRVALGRAVISEAPVCLMDEPLSNLDAQLRHDMRREIRSLQRQLGITMVYVTHDQTEAMSMADQIVLLRNGTVEQRDTPDGLYARPGTEFAARFIGTPPMNLLMLDSVGGAQVVAGTGEPAVAGAPATAVRLGVRPEHIRLAAQGRPAVVQGVEYFGADSIVTCAVGANAGIAVRLTGHAAVVAGESVRLDWAPQHQHFFDAKGAALWPS; from the coding sequence ATGGCAGCCATCGTTCTGGAGCAGTTGACGAAGCGGTACGCCGATACCGCCGCGATCCGCGAGATCGATATCGTCGTGCCGGCGGGCAGCTTCACGGTCTTGCTCGGGCCGTCGGGGTGCGGCAAGTCGACCACGCTGCGCATGATCGCGGGCCTGGATACGCCCAGCTCCGGCCGCATCCTGATCGGCGGGCGCGACGTGACGCATCTGCCGCCGGCGCAGCGCCGCATCGCCATGGTCTTCCAGTCGTATGCATTGTTCCCGCACCTGACCGTACGGGAAAACATCCTGTTCGGCCTGAGGGTGCGCAAGGAACCGCGTACGGACTACGACCGCCGCCTGGCGCGCGTGGCCGAATTGCTGGGACTGGAAGCACTGCTGGACCGCAAGCCCGCGCAGCTGTCCGGCGGCCAGCAGCAGCGCGTCGCCTTGGGCCGCGCGGTGATTTCCGAGGCGCCGGTCTGCCTGATGGACGAACCCTTGTCCAACCTGGACGCCCAGCTGCGCCACGATATGCGCCGCGAGATCCGGTCTCTGCAGCGCCAGCTGGGCATCACCATGGTCTACGTCACGCACGACCAGACCGAAGCCATGAGCATGGCCGACCAGATCGTGCTGTTGCGCAACGGCACGGTGGAACAACGCGATACGCCCGACGGCCTGTACGCGCGTCCCGGCACGGAATTCGCCGCGCGCTTTATCGGCACGCCGCCGATGAACCTGTTGATGCTGGACAGCGTGGGCGGCGCACAGGTCGTGGCCGGCACCGGTGAACCCGCGGTCGCGGGCGCGCCGGCCACCGCCGTCCGCCTGGGCGTGCGGCCCGAACACATACGCCTGGCTGCGCAGGGCCGTCCCGCCGTCGTCCAGGGTGTCGAATACTTCGGCGCGGATTCCATCGTTACCTGCGCGGTCGGCGCCAACGCCGGCATTGCCGTGCGCCTGACCGGACATGCCGCGGTCGTCGCCGGCGAATCCGTCCGCCTGGATTGGGCGCCGCAGCACCAGCATTTCTTCGACGCGAAGGGGGCGGCCCTATGGCCGTCATGA
- a CDS encoding LacI family DNA-binding transcriptional regulator: protein MPSKPLHRPSILDIARDAGVSPATVSRAFNRPQLLKPDTLQRIERVARKSRFRPNRLGSGLRSGSTRTIGMALPTLRNPVFAECFEGAEAWAHDNGYSIMVTTTGYDVTREAAAVHSLIDHQVEGVLLAVANAARSATLRELAEDGLPYVLVYNESPSHPCVSVDNMAAAGDMLCWLAGQGHTRIALVTGPLAASDRARRRLQGARACARKLGLPPPAHLPMPSHTAADVGILRQALRERPAPTALFCSNDLLAVSVIAQLRALGLHVPQALSVCGFDGMHLAALMVPPLTTVEQPSRDIGATACAQLLARLRGESAVSLRLPHRLMAGGTVAAAAPSP, encoded by the coding sequence GTGCCCAGCAAACCTCTGCACCGGCCCTCGATTCTGGACATCGCTCGTGACGCGGGTGTGTCCCCGGCCACCGTGTCGCGCGCTTTCAACCGGCCGCAACTGCTGAAGCCGGACACTTTGCAGCGCATCGAACGCGTGGCGCGCAAATCGCGCTTCCGGCCCAACCGCCTGGGCAGCGGCCTGCGTTCGGGCAGCACCCGCACCATCGGCATGGCGCTGCCCACGCTGCGCAATCCGGTGTTCGCGGAATGCTTCGAAGGCGCCGAGGCCTGGGCGCACGACAATGGCTACAGCATCATGGTGACGACGACGGGCTACGACGTGACGCGCGAAGCCGCTGCCGTGCACAGCCTGATCGATCACCAGGTGGAGGGCGTGCTGCTGGCCGTCGCCAACGCCGCGCGCAGTGCCACCTTGCGCGAGCTGGCCGAGGACGGGCTGCCTTATGTTCTGGTCTACAACGAATCGCCGTCCCATCCCTGCGTGTCGGTGGACAACATGGCGGCGGCCGGCGATATGCTCTGTTGGTTGGCCGGCCAGGGCCATACGCGCATTGCCCTCGTGACCGGTCCCCTGGCGGCTTCCGATCGCGCGCGCCGCCGCCTGCAAGGCGCGCGCGCCTGCGCCCGGAAACTCGGCCTGCCGCCGCCCGCGCATCTGCCCATGCCCTCGCACACCGCCGCCGATGTCGGCATATTGCGCCAGGCCTTGCGGGAGCGTCCCGCGCCCACCGCCTTGTTCTGTTCCAACGACCTGCTGGCGGTGTCGGTCATTGCGCAACTGCGCGCCCTGGGCCTGCACGTGCCGCAAGCGTTGTCGGTATGCGGTTTCGACGGCATGCACCTCGCGGCGCTGATGGTGCCCCCGCTGACCACCGTGGAACAACCCAGCCGCGATATCGGCGCCACGGCGTGCGCGCAATTGCTGGCCCGCCTGCGCGGCGAATCCGCCGTGTCGCTGCGCCTGCCGCATCGATTGATGGCGGGCGGCACCGTCGCGGCCGCTGCGCCCTCGCCGTGA